From the Amblyraja radiata isolate CabotCenter1 chromosome 12, sAmbRad1.1.pri, whole genome shotgun sequence genome, one window contains:
- the LOC116979411 gene encoding G-protein coupled receptor 12-like, producing MISMPPLMNDQNRSSSKHPISWLSPDSSNSSVAASDLPEDIVNPWDIALCVVGTVISCENAIVVAVIFYSPTLRAPMFMLIGSLALADLLGGLGLILNFIFLYLLNFQAAKLVSAALLIASFSASVCNLLAITVDRYLSLYNALTYHTERTTTFTYLMLLVVWLTSLSLGSLPVAGWNCLEDEATCSVIKPVTKNNAAVLSVSFLLIFALMLQLYIQICKIAFRHAQQIAVQYHFVATSNTSTRKGISTLSVIVGTFAACWVPFSIYCLVADPSYPLIYTYVTVLPATCNSVINPIIYAYRNPDIQKSLWVACCGCIPSNFSFRPRSSSDV from the coding sequence ATGATCTCCATGCCTCCCCTCATGAACGATCAGAACAGGAGCAGCTCCAAGCATCCCATCAGTTGGCTCTCGCCAGACAGCAGCAACTCCTCGGTGGCCGCGTCTGATCTACCCGAGGACATAGTGAATCCGTGGGACATCGCCCTGTGCGTGGTGGGCACTGTCATCTCCTGCGAGAACGCTATCGTGGTGGCCGTCATCTTCTACTCGCCCACCCTCCGGGCTCCAATGTTCATGTTGATCGGCAGCCTGGCATTGGCCGATCTCCTCGGAGGACTGGGCCTGATCCTCAACTTCAtcttcctctacctgctcaacttcCAAGCCGCCAAACTGGTGTCggctgccctcctgatcgcctcctTCTCCGCCTCTGTGTGCAACCTGCTGGCCATCACGGTCGACCGCTACCTGTCGCTGTACAACGCCCTCACCTACCACACTGAGAGGACCACCACCTTCACCTACTTGATGCTGCTGGTCGTGTGGCTGACGTCCCTCAGCCTGGGCTCGCTGCCGGTGGCGGGTTGGAACTGCCTGGAGGACGAGGCGACCTGTAGCGTGATCAAACCGGTGACCAAGAACAACGCGGCGGTCCTGTCCGTCTCTTTCCTGCTCATATTCGCCCTGATGCTGCAACTTTACATCCAAATCTGCAAGATCGCCTTCAGGCACGCACAGCAGATAGCCGTGCAGTACCACTTCGTGGCCACCTCCAATACCTCGACTAGGAAAGGGATCTCCACCCTATCTGTCATAGTGGGGACATTCGCCGCTTGCTGGGTCCCATTCTCCATCTACTGCTTGGTGGCAGACCCCAGCTACCCACTCATCTACACTTATGTCACCGTCCTACCGGCCACCTGTAATTCAGTCATCAACCCTATTATCTACGCCTACCGGAACCCTGACATCCAGAAATCCCTCTGGGTCGCTTGTTGCGGTTGTATCCCCTCCAATTTCTCATTTAGACCAAGGTCGTCCAGCGACGTATAG